In the Acetobacterium sp. KB-1 genome, TCTCTTACGACTTCCTCGGATGCACCAGGAAAGGCTGCCGCTGAATGCCTGTCCCAGCCACCGGTAAGTACCAATCGCTTTCCATACTTTTCTTTTTTCTGCCTAAGACTTTCATTCGGCTCGGGTAGCTGACAAATATCCACTCCAATTTCCAAAAACGCGTCGATCAGGAATTGACAGTTTCCACAACAATGAAATTCTGCTAGTGCACCAATCTCATGAATGGCATCAATGATTTTTTTAAAATAGGGTTTATAAAGCGATTCCCAAATTTCCTTTGAAATAAAAGGTCCGTTAGCAGCCGCTAAATCATCGCCTGTAAATACAATATCCGGATGAATATATGCTCCAAAATACTTGACCACCTCAACCAAAAAATCCGTTATCGCCGAAATAAACGCTTCCAGTTCTTCCGGTTCTTCATAAATTGCGCAAAGACCATCCACCCACCCAATCATATCGATCGGAATCAGAAAGATCCCATTGGTATTAAGTATGGCAATATTAACCTTTTCCGGATCACTCATCGATTTGAAACGTTCTGCCATTTCTGGCCAGTCGAGTTCTGCCACCTTTGGAAATTTGACCGTCTCACGCCACTGATCCAAATTTTCCATTGCCCGCCATTTCTCATCAGGCATACGGCCTGCGTCATTTTCCACCCAGCGTATGTTGCAAAAGTCAGTTCCTGTCTGAGGGTCAACTTCCATCCAGAAATCTGGCAGAAACACATTGCTGTCTTCAGCAAATGAAGGTACCCACAATGGTTTTTCTCCATGAGCAGCCATCAAATAATTCTCACGTTTACTAATCATTTTCGCTTCTCTTTTCACCCTTTTGACTTCGCAACGATTATCTTAACTGATTCATTGCTGTTAATCTTACTCACTCAAGTATTTTCGACTTTCTTCGTATAAGGCTTCTCTTGTTTTGATGTGAATTGCATAATCACCCGAAAAAACGGGTTTTTCTGGGATTGCCCCGGCATATTTTTTAACAAATTCTCTTCCCGTCTCAATTGCCGCTGCTTCATCAACATCTATTGGTACCTGATGGTATGCGCCTAACATGATCTTGCCCCCGAACTGTTTATACAAACTGCCAAAATCATTGATTTCTTGTGGTGTCCATGCATCCACGCCTGCTTCAATCATAGCTGGAACCAGCTTTCCACTTTTACCGCAACTGTGTAATTCAACAAAGAGTCCCAGTTCATGGGCATAATCAACAACGTCTTTCAAGTGCGGAACGATTAAGTTGCGGCATGCTTCCAACGAAAAGAAGGAATTTTGTGAAGTTCCCCAATCGTCATGAAAATAAATCACATCAGCATTAAAATCGACCTGATAGTGTTTTATCATTTTTTTGTATATTTTGACACATTCTGCAAAAAAATCATGAACTGCATCTTCAACTTCATCATCAATCATTGTTATTGCTGCATTTTCAAAATCCAGTAGTGAGATCAATCGTTCGAAAAACCCTGTGAATATCCAGGCCTGAACTAGATTAGAGCTATTATATGCATAGTCTTTATTCCGTTTTGCGCTTTGAGCCCAATCCCACGAGTCAACATCCGGCAGGATGATTTTATCTCGCCACTCGGATATATTTCTAAGTGTTGGGTTTCCCGGTATTACCATCGATCCCATCGCTGAAGGTTCATAAACCCACTCGATCCCAAAACTATCTTTTCCGCCCTTTTTTTTATCATCCATATAATCCCCCGACTCCGCACTCACAACAAACCCTCGCGCAATTGCATCGGGATAACAAGCGGGACAAAGGGTTGTCAGATCATAAAAATTGGGAATCCATACTGGCTTTTCACCTTTATACAAAGCCTTATAATTTTCTTTTGGTGTTATCGGTGTACGATATATCGGCGTTGGCGGCACGCCTGGAAACAGGCTTGGGTACTCCCCGATGGGATCTAACTCCGTTTTTAAAAATTCAATTTTTTCCATAATACTATCCTTTCGCTCTCAATACTTTTTTTACTAAACAATGAATGCCTGATTATTCGTTATCCGATTATTCTGTAAACATTTCTTGGCTCATTCTGTCGATTTGTTTATCTATTTCTTCATAGACTCCCTGAAAATGACTCATCGCTCCGCCATGCGTGATGCAAGGAATGTAAAACAACTTACCATTTTCCGTGCAAGCACGCTCGACATCTTTGGCAATTTTTTCAGGGGTCCAATCCGGAAAATCAAGTTCGCCGCTGTGAAGTCCACCCATAAAGGATATCTGACCGCCATAGTTTTTAATCAGTTCAGGAATATTGTTGGTGTTCATAACTCCCTGAAAAATATCAATTCCCATTTCGATCATCGCTGGAATAAGATTTGCCGCATAGGAATCACTATGATGAACAACCAATTCCACACCGTTATCTTTGTAATAACCATAAATTTTCTTGTAAGCCGGCACAAAAAATTCTGCAAACATTTCAGGGGAAAGAAATGATGAAATCTGACTGCCCCAATCATCATGATGAAAAAGTGCATCCGGATGGATTCGATCAATTACCATTTCCGCAAATTCCAGTTCAAATCCAGTAATATAATCAATCAGCGCATGCATAGCCTCCGGTTCTTCATAAAAAGCCATTAAGGCATTTTCCATTCCCATCATATGATGGGTCATTTCGAATACACCTGGTGCATACATTGCTGTGACAAATTCTTCATTTCGATCAATCGCACTGGCATGAGCAACTGCCGGTGCCCAGGATTGATCATCCGTTGGAAGGACCGGTTTCTTAACATATTTTTCCCATTCGGCAATGTCCTTTATGACAATATGTTCTTTATCATGTACTGGGAAACCACCAATTTGCCCCTCCATAAATGTCCATGTTACTCCCCAACCGTCTTTACTCGTCTGACCAGGCACCATCGCAATTCCGGTCATTGGAAATGCAGCTTCAAAAATCATATTAAGAAATTCATATTGTTTTACAAAGCGATCCGGTTTTCCGTATTTAATCGTTTCCATTAGATTTTGTCTCTTTGTCAACATTTGCTTCTCCTTATCATTCAATTTTTCTTTCTCCTCTCAAACTGTACATGTTCAGTTTTGTGTTTATTATAATATTTTACGAATCTGTTGTCAACGAAAAACTATACATGTTCAGTTTACTTTCTTTTGTAAAATAATCTAGAATTTGATATAATGGAAATAAATCTAGAATTTCAGGTGAATCCATGTCTACGCAGCGCGAAAACATCTTATCAACTGCAACTCAATTATTTTATGAACACGGTTACGATGATAGCTACTTTTACCAAATAGCCGAAGCTTTAAATATTACGAAATCTTTAATTTCATATCATTTTAAAACAAAATCGTTATTGGCCAAAGAAGTTACAGAAAATTTTTCTGTTAATAACAAAAATAGCATTTCTTTTAAACTCTATCATACTTATTTCTGTAATAATAAGTATGACTTACAGTTGAGTACTGCGATTGAAATAAGGCTTTCTACATCTTTAATTTTACATGATCCAAATGTTGCCCGGTACATTAGGGAAAGTTCTAATGGTAACTATGAAGATATGTTTACAACACACTATAAAAGTTTTTATAAAATTCACGATCGCCAATATCATCTTAATATTAACCGGCAAAATGATGAAATCAGCATGCTGGCAAGGGGTGCTACCGCAGCATCTCATGCGATCATAATCGATTTTATTAATAATATGCTAAAGTGTACTTTGGAAGAGTGTCTTGATTATATCGTGGAAATGAATTTTCGGTTTATGCATGTTGATGAAAAAAGAATTGCCGAAGTAATTAAAAAAAGTAAGGAAGTTATTGATAAAGTTGGCTTTGAATTCAAGCCATACTTTATTATTGAATAATTCAATAATAAAGTATGGGCGTGTTTTAAGTTCTGTATATTTAATCGCAAAAAATACTAACAGCAATAGCACGATGCTATATACTGTTAGTATTCGTTTTTAATTATTCTTATTCTTCCTCTGTTCAAAGTCTGCTTCAATTTCTGCCTTCCAGCTAGCTGGTATGGGGATTACTAGCCCGCATTTCGCAAACCACATCGTTGACGACGAAGGCCTTTTTATCAAAAACCACCAGATAAACCAACATCTCATGTTCCCGCAAAAATTCCGCGATGGCTGTCACCGCAATCTTTAAGGCCTGATCCTTGGGATAGCCATAGATGCCCGATGAAATCAGCGGAAAGGCAATCGTTTTACAATCCTGTTTCAGCGCCAGCCGCAGGGAACTGGTATAGGCCCGATGCAGCAGCCTGGCCTCGTTGGCACCACCGCTCTGCCAGACCGGCCCGACAGTGTGGATGATGCGCTTTGCCGGTAACCGATAACCGTCGGTGATCACCGCCTCACCCACCGCGCAGCCACCAATCCGGTCACACTCCGCCTGGAGCTGGTCCGCCCCGGCCGCGGCAAAGATCGCGCCGCAGACGCCGCCGCCCATTTTCAGACCAGTGTTGGCGGCATTGACAATAATGTCCACCATCATTTTAGTAATATCGTTTCGGATGATTTCAAATGGCATATCTCAAGCACCACCTCTTCATTATTTCAATTCTAATATCTCCAATCATTTTTTTATTATATCAGAGTGCTCGATAAAATTAATCCCTTTTTGAAAAAAAGCCATGATGCCGCAAATGGCATCATGGCTTTGAATAATTATCTTATGCTTGATTTAGTAGTCTTTTAGCATTTTTACTTAGTATATGATCTCTTGCTTGTTTATTTTCTGCCGTCGCCATTAGTACGCGCGAAAGGGTGATTGCCTGGGGTAAGGCCGGCCAGTCTGAGCCAAATAACAACCGTTCATAACCGACCTCATCGATTAAATACTTGATGCTATGCTGGGATTGGCTTGACACTTCTGCATAAGTTGCCGGAAATCTTTTTAAATATTCGGCAACACGTTTATATTCGCAGACCCCGCTATGTCCGAAGATAAAGACAAAATCTTTTGGCATTTCCTCAAGCAGACGACCAAATAATTCGACCCGGGTTGACCTTAAAAACTTCCATAGCAGTTTAGAGGTCCTTTCCTGATCCACCGGAATTGACCCGGTATGCAAGATAACCGGCAATTCTGCTTCATGACAGGTTCTAAACAGCGTTATTAACGGCGTGAAATCATTTTTAAGCTCAATATCTGATATCTTTAGTTTAAAGCCTTTTGCACCAAGGGCTTTGTATTTTACTATTTTTTCCTCCATCTCCGGATCATCAGGATGAACCGAACAAAATGCTATAAAACGGTTCGGATGATCGGCGACAATTCTCAGGGCCTC is a window encoding:
- a CDS encoding uroporphyrinogen decarboxylase family protein, with amino-acid sequence MISKRENYLMAAHGEKPLWVPSFAEDSNVFLPDFWMEVDPQTGTDFCNIRWVENDAGRMPDEKWRAMENLDQWRETVKFPKVAELDWPEMAERFKSMSDPEKVNIAILNTNGIFLIPIDMIGWVDGLCAIYEEPEELEAFISAITDFLVEVVKYFGAYIHPDIVFTGDDLAAANGPFISKEIWESLYKPYFKKIIDAIHEIGALAEFHCCGNCQFLIDAFLEIGVDICQLPEPNESLRQKKEKYGKRLVLTGGWDRHSAAAFPGASEEVVRESVQKAIDDYGKNGALIFWDGGICGSSEDSRKKMEWVLSELNKYGRAVYNHKSI
- a CDS encoding uroporphyrinogen decarboxylase family protein, producing MEKIEFLKTELDPIGEYPSLFPGVPPTPIYRTPITPKENYKALYKGEKPVWIPNFYDLTTLCPACYPDAIARGFVVSAESGDYMDDKKKGGKDSFGIEWVYEPSAMGSMVIPGNPTLRNISEWRDKIILPDVDSWDWAQSAKRNKDYAYNSSNLVQAWIFTGFFERLISLLDFENAAITMIDDEVEDAVHDFFAECVKIYKKMIKHYQVDFNADVIYFHDDWGTSQNSFFSLEACRNLIVPHLKDVVDYAHELGLFVELHSCGKSGKLVPAMIEAGVDAWTPQEINDFGSLYKQFGGKIMLGAYHQVPIDVDEAAAIETGREFVKKYAGAIPEKPVFSGDYAIHIKTREALYEESRKYLSE
- a CDS encoding uroporphyrinogen decarboxylase family protein, giving the protein MLTKRQNLMETIKYGKPDRFVKQYEFLNMIFEAAFPMTGIAMVPGQTSKDGWGVTWTFMEGQIGGFPVHDKEHIVIKDIAEWEKYVKKPVLPTDDQSWAPAVAHASAIDRNEEFVTAMYAPGVFEMTHHMMGMENALMAFYEEPEAMHALIDYITGFELEFAEMVIDRIHPDALFHHDDWGSQISSFLSPEMFAEFFVPAYKKIYGYYKDNGVELVVHHSDSYAANLIPAMIEMGIDIFQGVMNTNNIPELIKNYGGQISFMGGLHSGELDFPDWTPEKIAKDVERACTENGKLFYIPCITHGGAMSHFQGVYEEIDKQIDRMSQEMFTE
- a CDS encoding TetR/AcrR family transcriptional regulator, with the protein product MSTQRENILSTATQLFYEHGYDDSYFYQIAEALNITKSLISYHFKTKSLLAKEVTENFSVNNKNSISFKLYHTYFCNNKYDLQLSTAIEIRLSTSLILHDPNVARYIRESSNGNYEDMFTTHYKSFYKIHDRQYHLNINRQNDEISMLARGATAASHAIIIDFINNMLKCTLEECLDYIVEMNFRFMHVDEKRIAEVIKKSKEVIDKVGFEFKPYFIIE
- a CDS encoding macro domain-containing protein, whose product is MPFEIIRNDITKMMVDIIVNAANTGLKMGGGVCGAIFAAAGADQLQAECDRIGGCAVGEAVITDGYRLPAKRIIHTVGPVWQSGGANEARLLHRAYTSSLRLALKQDCKTIAFPLISSGIYGYPKDQALKIAVTAIAEFLREHEMLVYLVVFDKKAFVVNDVVCEMRASNPHTS
- a CDS encoding amidohydrolase family protein codes for the protein MLTRQELVQTEKYLKLNESGEFVIDTDEDLEIIDFHTHMCNVLPIRHSDPKSKGNKLTFPTLPPIEKTDFSVPYWTKDELNINRKGIMPIFRYAQNAYAVLQDMKKGGTYDNCFKSQADNKIGINVVLPLSTKKCDCSPEALRIVADHPNRFIAFCSVHPDDPEMEEKIVKYKALGAKGFKLKISDIELKNDFTPLITLFRTCHEAELPVILHTGSIPVDQERTSKLLWKFLRSTRVELFGRLLEEMPKDFVFIFGHSGVCEYKRVAEYLKRFPATYAEVSSQSQHSIKYLIDEVGYERLLFGSDWPALPQAITLSRVLMATAENKQARDHILSKNAKRLLNQA